One window from the genome of Nitrospiraceae bacterium encodes:
- a CDS encoding GAF domain-containing protein, with protein MNPSSQLERKERELEAARKISQALFQHLSVEDVVEQGLKIALEIVNCRAGSVLLASPESKELVFYHSIGDQPLKPGTAFPWTQGIAGSVFATGEPVVIKDVKEDQRHLETIDQLSGFHTRDLIAIPLNRWEGHPIGVLEVMNKREDRLNQDDVAILMIIGAFTALAIEQARLFQEAKLAEVARILGDIGHDVKNMLMPVLCGTSLLRDEMNDVFADLPRFDPDKGRVTHALCLEVIGMVANNAKRIQERVKEIADCVKGLTSPPRFAPCKLHHVVASVFDTLKLAAQEKGITLVHEGILELPVMQADEPRLFNAFYNLVNNAISEVPKGGSITIKGQMEAMGKTVHVSVIDTGRGMPAEIRDTLFTARAISRKQGGTGLGTKIVKDVIEAHSGVIGVESEVNRGTVFHIHLPMEVPTTFSSDHVSS; from the coding sequence GTGAATCCCTCGAGCCAACTGGAGCGCAAAGAGCGGGAACTGGAGGCTGCCCGGAAAATAAGCCAGGCGCTTTTTCAGCATCTCAGCGTGGAAGATGTGGTGGAACAAGGATTAAAGATAGCCTTGGAGATTGTGAACTGCCGAGCCGGTTCCGTGTTGTTGGCCAGTCCGGAATCGAAGGAATTGGTGTTTTACCATTCAATTGGTGACCAACCACTCAAACCCGGAACGGCATTTCCATGGACGCAAGGCATTGCGGGATCGGTTTTCGCCACGGGAGAACCTGTGGTGATTAAGGATGTAAAGGAGGATCAGCGTCACCTTGAGACAATCGATCAACTAAGCGGGTTCCACACCAGGGACCTGATTGCCATTCCTCTGAACCGATGGGAAGGACATCCGATAGGTGTCCTGGAGGTGATGAACAAGCGGGAGGACCGGTTAAATCAGGACGACGTGGCCATCTTAATGATCATCGGGGCGTTCACGGCACTGGCCATCGAGCAGGCGCGATTATTTCAGGAAGCTAAATTGGCGGAAGTGGCGCGAATCCTGGGAGACATTGGGCATGACGTGAAAAATATGTTGATGCCGGTCCTGTGTGGGACGTCACTCCTGAGAGATGAGATGAACGACGTCTTCGCGGATCTTCCAAGGTTTGATCCCGACAAAGGCCGAGTGACCCATGCATTATGCCTGGAGGTCATTGGAATGGTGGCCAATAACGCCAAACGGATTCAAGAGCGCGTGAAAGAAATTGCCGATTGTGTGAAGGGGTTGACGAGTCCTCCACGTTTTGCCCCTTGTAAACTTCACCATGTGGTCGCTTCGGTGTTTGATACCTTGAAGCTGGCGGCTCAAGAAAAAGGGATAACCCTGGTTCATGAGGGAATTCTGGAATTGCCGGTGATGCAAGCCGATGAACCCCGGCTGTTCAATGCCTTTTATAACCTTGTCAATAACGCCATTTCCGAAGTTCCCAAGGGTGGGTCCATAACCATAAAGGGACAGATGGAGGCTATGGGAAAGACAGTTCACGTGTCCGTGATTGATACCGGGCGAGGCATGCCCGCCGAAATTCGAGATACGTTATTCACGGCCAGAGCGATAAGCCGGAAACAGGGTGGAACCGGGTTGGGAACAAAAATTGTTAAGGATGTCATCGAAGCGCATTCGGGAGTCATCGGGGTCGAGAGTGAAGTGAATAGGGGCACCGTTTTTCACATTCATTTGCCCATGGAAGTGCCGACGACGTTTTCTTCGGATCACGTGTCTTCTTGA
- a CDS encoding CHASE2 domain-containing protein — MAKLIKAALFGLLIGMVGVALSIVPLSRSVEEDVGLGLLFQLRGVRPPPGDLVIIGIDHDSSAHFNVPDDPDEWPRSLYARLTERLVQAGARVIIFDVNFLEARSPEEDGLFENAIKKAGNVVLADPLIARNISMAMGSGARGEADSIVDISKPFVPFKEAAAGTGPFVLVKNPVKFSQDWTFQQGAGQAPIFPILAIQLFFSPVYQQFIELLEQVRPKLTGRLPKDFESARTSKGLVELARNIRELFESDPRLMEDMLKAFRHAGPRLTKVKNFKQLEALIKVYGSGHSHYLNFYGPPRTISTIPYEQVLDSQPDAPRGAFMNLKDKAVFVGFSKNFPEEPRDGFYTVFFQGKEVFTGGVEIAATAFANMLEDSSVTPMGLGARMWLLLCWGLLVGVISRMVSTVMAFGAVLVLSLLYLGGAVYAFENVFMWSPLVIPLLVQGPLAFGSAVSWNYYQIDKERKKMRKIFGDYLPNGVVDALSLDLANLKGGPQVVYGTCLFTDVEDYTTLSEKLNPQELRGLLGKYFNALFTAVRHNGGLIIDLRGYSILAIWKAPQDQLGLRKQACFAALDIAKSIDRFNQEVGSYRLPTRIGLHCGQFTIGTGRAFDYAESRPAGEVVDTAFRVEGLNKYLGTTIAVTGDVIQGLEAPFLWRELGQFKLNGYEQSCVIHELISRLEESDQNRMVASRIFAKGLGAFRMQDWNIARELFSQCLDLLQGDGPSEFYLQLCEQYSNNPPPERWDKAVTLENNSPGPCCDALRANDHDSSRSNPFPGSRNPIENPGI; from the coding sequence GTGGCCAAACTCATAAAGGCCGCTTTATTTGGTCTGCTCATTGGCATGGTGGGAGTTGCCCTCAGTATTGTCCCACTCTCTCGCAGTGTTGAAGAAGATGTTGGCTTAGGTCTTTTGTTCCAATTGCGAGGTGTCCGGCCTCCACCGGGTGACCTCGTGATCATTGGTATTGATCATGATTCTTCAGCGCACTTTAACGTCCCTGACGATCCCGACGAATGGCCTCGCTCCCTTTATGCGCGGCTGACGGAGCGCTTGGTGCAAGCCGGAGCCAGGGTCATAATCTTTGACGTGAATTTTCTGGAAGCCCGATCGCCGGAGGAGGATGGATTGTTTGAAAACGCGATTAAAAAAGCCGGGAATGTCGTGTTGGCGGATCCGTTGATCGCCAGGAACATTTCCATGGCCATGGGGTCAGGAGCCCGGGGTGAGGCCGATAGCATCGTGGACATCTCCAAGCCATTTGTGCCCTTTAAGGAAGCGGCCGCCGGAACCGGGCCGTTTGTGCTTGTAAAAAATCCGGTTAAGTTCTCCCAGGATTGGACGTTTCAACAAGGAGCGGGTCAAGCGCCAATTTTTCCCATTCTGGCAATCCAATTGTTTTTTTCACCCGTCTATCAACAGTTTATTGAACTCCTTGAGCAGGTCCGCCCCAAACTCACCGGCCGACTTCCCAAGGATTTTGAATCGGCACGAACAAGCAAAGGGCTGGTGGAGTTGGCGCGGAATATCAGAGAACTCTTTGAGAGTGATCCGCGCCTGATGGAAGATATGCTCAAGGCCTTCAGGCATGCGGGACCCCGCCTAACCAAAGTGAAGAACTTCAAGCAGCTTGAGGCGCTGATCAAGGTTTACGGAAGCGGGCACAGCCATTATCTCAACTTCTATGGACCTCCACGGACCATTTCCACCATTCCGTATGAACAGGTCCTGGATTCCCAACCCGACGCCCCCAGGGGTGCGTTTATGAATCTGAAAGACAAAGCCGTCTTTGTGGGATTCTCAAAAAATTTTCCGGAGGAACCAAGGGATGGGTTTTATACGGTATTTTTCCAGGGGAAAGAGGTCTTTACGGGAGGCGTGGAAATAGCCGCCACGGCTTTTGCCAACATGCTGGAGGACTCTTCCGTCACACCTATGGGTCTGGGTGCCAGGATGTGGCTTCTCCTGTGTTGGGGCCTGCTTGTGGGGGTAATTTCCCGGATGGTTTCAACGGTAATGGCTTTCGGCGCAGTCCTAGTCTTAAGTCTCTTGTATCTCGGGGGAGCCGTCTATGCATTTGAGAACGTCTTTATGTGGTCTCCCCTCGTGATTCCGTTGTTGGTGCAGGGTCCATTAGCGTTCGGGAGTGCCGTTTCATGGAACTATTATCAGATTGATAAGGAGCGGAAAAAGATGCGCAAGATTTTTGGGGACTACCTGCCCAATGGTGTGGTGGATGCGCTGTCCCTGGACCTCGCCAATCTCAAGGGCGGCCCTCAAGTGGTCTATGGAACCTGTCTCTTTACCGATGTTGAAGATTACACGACCCTATCGGAAAAATTGAACCCTCAGGAACTGCGCGGTTTACTGGGGAAATACTTTAACGCGCTCTTTACGGCTGTTCGCCACAATGGTGGGCTTATTATCGATCTGAGGGGATATTCGATTCTGGCGATCTGGAAAGCGCCTCAGGATCAGTTGGGGCTGAGAAAGCAAGCGTGCTTCGCAGCCCTGGATATTGCGAAATCGATTGACCGGTTTAACCAAGAGGTGGGGTCATACCGTCTTCCCACAAGAATCGGGTTGCATTGCGGACAGTTTACCATCGGCACGGGGAGGGCCTTCGACTATGCTGAGTCCCGTCCGGCCGGAGAGGTCGTGGATACGGCTTTCCGGGTGGAAGGGTTGAATAAGTATTTGGGAACGACAATCGCCGTGACGGGCGATGTCATCCAGGGACTTGAAGCCCCCTTTCTCTGGAGAGAGCTTGGACAATTTAAGCTGAATGGCTATGAGCAATCGTGTGTCATTCACGAACTCATCAGTCGCCTGGAGGAGTCTGACCAAAACCGGATGGTCGCGAGTCGGATCTTTGCCAAAGGTCTCGGGGCATTTAGAATGCAGGATTGGAATATCGCACGGGAATTGTTCTCTCAGTGTCTTGACCTTCTCCAGGGAGATGGACCGTCGGAATTTTATCTCCAACTCTGTGAACAATACAGCAACAATCCACCTCCTGAACGATGGGATAAAGCGGTGACACTAGAAAACAATAGCCCTGGCCCATGCTGTGATGCGCTTCGTGCCAACGATCATGACTCTTCCAGATCGAATCCTTTCCCTGGGTCCAGAAATCCAATCGAAAATCCTGGCATCTGA
- a CDS encoding GAF domain-containing sensor histidine kinase, translating to MELECKSSSFQMSVPDRRKEPRRIEDRRLIQRNRELEAARCMTEVLFQNLHTDELVEKTLTTALEVVGAESGSILLANQDSEELVFRHSIGACPVEAGTAIPWDKGIAGAVFHSGQPVVIPDVKRDHRHYEAIDVLTEHITRDMIALPLKRWEGKPIGVLEVLNKRESLLDEEDLAILTIVSALAANSIEQSRLYREAKLAVIVRMLGDVSHDIKNMLMPVLSGAQLLEDELEEQFPYWMDVKMKGAETSYANCQELTRMIVSNARRIQRRVREIADVVKGVTSPPHFAPCRISTVVRAVFATLKPYAAEQAVFLETDGLDALPVIEADEHRLFTAFYNLISNAIPELPGGGLITVSGEEDNRGEEILVTVADNGRGMCPEVRNRLFHAEAITTKQEGTGLGTKIVKDVVDAHGGRIDVESELGVGTTFYLHLPVHPPPPKM from the coding sequence GTGGAATTGGAATGCAAATCCTCCTCGTTTCAGATGTCGGTTCCGGACCGGCGTAAAGAGCCTCGCCGGATAGAGGATCGACGATTGATACAGCGTAACCGGGAATTGGAAGCGGCCCGCTGCATGACGGAAGTGCTTTTCCAGAATCTTCACACCGATGAGCTGGTTGAAAAAACACTCACCACTGCTCTGGAGGTTGTGGGAGCGGAGAGCGGATCCATTCTTCTCGCCAATCAGGATTCCGAGGAACTCGTGTTCCGTCATTCCATTGGAGCCTGTCCGGTAGAGGCCGGCACGGCGATTCCATGGGACAAGGGGATTGCCGGCGCCGTATTTCATTCGGGACAACCGGTCGTGATTCCGGATGTCAAACGGGATCACCGGCATTATGAAGCCATCGATGTGTTAACCGAACACATCACACGGGATATGATCGCACTGCCCTTGAAGCGGTGGGAAGGAAAGCCTATCGGTGTGTTGGAAGTCCTGAATAAACGCGAATCGCTTCTTGATGAAGAAGATCTGGCCATCCTGACAATTGTGTCCGCCCTTGCCGCGAACTCGATTGAGCAATCCCGTCTGTATCGGGAGGCCAAACTCGCCGTCATCGTGCGAATGTTGGGTGATGTCAGTCATGACATTAAGAATATGTTGATGCCGGTGTTATCAGGAGCCCAATTATTGGAGGATGAATTGGAGGAGCAATTTCCTTATTGGATGGACGTGAAGATGAAAGGGGCTGAGACGAGTTATGCCAATTGTCAGGAACTCACCAGGATGATTGTAAGCAATGCCAGGCGGATACAACGGCGCGTGCGGGAAATTGCCGATGTGGTCAAAGGTGTGACGAGTCCCCCCCATTTTGCCCCCTGCCGGATTTCCACTGTGGTGAGGGCCGTGTTCGCAACTCTGAAACCCTATGCGGCGGAGCAGGCGGTTTTCCTCGAAACCGACGGTCTGGACGCACTCCCTGTCATTGAAGCGGATGAACACCGTCTCTTTACCGCTTTTTACAATCTCATCAGCAATGCCATTCCGGAGCTTCCGGGGGGAGGCCTGATCACGGTTTCCGGAGAGGAGGATAATCGGGGGGAGGAGATTCTCGTCACTGTTGCGGACAATGGTCGGGGCATGTGTCCCGAAGTGCGGAATCGCCTTTTTCACGCCGAGGCTATCACCACCAAACAGGAAGGGACGGGTCTGGGGACCAAAATTGTCAAAGATGTGGTGGATGCCCATGGGGGACGCATTGATGTCGAAAGTGAACTGGGGGTGGGCACAACGTTTTATCTGCATCTTCCTGTTCACCCTCCACCACCGAAAATGTGA
- a CDS encoding 3',5'-cyclic-nucleotide phosphodiesterase, whose translation MDCPSIEEVGTPWDSTIGNWWLIPAFVEYGTLIRQAYGAWLSFKGFFVNIRVLGAHGSDLLLSGPTGPHICRSVGFLVNEELMVDAGTLASGLTLDEQKRITHILLSHLHLDHVKGIPPLVDNMTGRVDHQIVVASLPSVLVGLQQHVFNDLVFPNFFHLPKSQYVMLRGEKLEPKQECRLPGRLRVTPIPVNHTVETTGFIIQDDEVAWIYSGDTYVTDNLWQEAARIPNLKGVFIEVSFPDSMKDMASRSKHLTPTLLAQEYRKIGKPDLPLYVYHMKPTVRDQIIDDISHLDIPHVTILKEGQELKF comes from the coding sequence TTGGATTGTCCTTCCATCGAAGAGGTGGGTACCCCCTGGGATTCTACGATTGGAAATTGGTGGCTCATCCCTGCATTTGTTGAATATGGCACACTCATACGGCAAGCATATGGGGCATGGCTGTCATTCAAAGGATTTTTTGTGAACATTCGGGTACTGGGAGCCCATGGGTCTGACCTGCTCTTGAGTGGACCGACCGGTCCGCATATATGTCGAAGCGTGGGGTTTTTGGTTAATGAAGAACTGATGGTGGACGCTGGAACATTAGCATCAGGACTCACCTTAGATGAGCAAAAACGAATCACGCATATCCTCCTGTCCCACTTGCATTTAGATCACGTAAAGGGCATTCCCCCACTTGTTGATAATATGACCGGACGGGTGGATCATCAAATCGTGGTAGCCAGTTTACCTTCGGTGTTAGTTGGACTTCAGCAGCATGTCTTTAACGATTTGGTCTTTCCGAATTTCTTCCATCTTCCAAAATCTCAATACGTCATGTTACGAGGCGAGAAATTAGAGCCCAAACAGGAATGCCGCTTGCCTGGAAGGCTTAGAGTAACCCCAATTCCGGTTAACCATACCGTCGAAACCACTGGATTTATTATTCAGGATGACGAGGTGGCCTGGATTTATAGTGGAGATACCTATGTAACGGATAACCTTTGGCAAGAGGCCGCCCGGATACCGAATTTAAAAGGAGTCTTCATTGAGGTATCCTTTCCCGATTCAATGAAAGACATGGCCTCTCGCAGTAAGCATCTCACGCCAACTCTTTTAGCCCAGGAATATCGAAAAATAGGAAAACCTGATTTGCCCTTATATGTCTACCATATGAAGCCTACCGTACGAGACCAAATCATTGATGACATAAGCCATCTGGACATCCCCCACGTCACCATATTGAAAGAAGGCCAGGAACTGAAATTCTAA
- a CDS encoding Crp/Fnr family transcriptional regulator: MVMCKQAIKNVPLFSELADQELNLLAASGSRKNFPGKNVIFQEGDSGDVLFIILSGKVKVLLTGKNGQEYILSRLGPGNFFGEMAILESAPRSASVITVEPSEFFLLGRKALTELLKHHPDIAMKILKNLSQRLRKVSEQVRSLVMFDMYGRVGRCLLNLAELQDGVETRGQLLISNRPSFQELANMVGCSRETLSRTLKALKENGSLRVTRNTIYINRLWE; this comes from the coding sequence ATGGTGATGTGCAAACAAGCCATTAAAAATGTCCCACTTTTTTCCGAATTAGCGGATCAGGAACTCAATCTGTTGGCCGCTTCGGGGAGTCGCAAAAATTTTCCCGGCAAAAATGTGATATTTCAAGAAGGCGATTCAGGCGACGTGTTGTTCATTATTTTGTCAGGCAAAGTTAAGGTGCTGTTAACCGGGAAAAACGGGCAGGAATATATCCTCTCGCGCTTAGGGCCAGGGAACTTTTTCGGTGAGATGGCCATTCTGGAATCGGCTCCACGATCCGCATCAGTGATCACAGTGGAGCCGAGTGAATTTTTCTTATTGGGGCGAAAGGCATTGACGGAACTGTTAAAGCATCATCCGGACATTGCCATGAAAATTCTCAAGAATCTTTCCCAGCGATTGCGAAAAGTCAGCGAACAGGTTCGCAGTCTTGTCATGTTTGATATGTATGGGCGTGTGGGCCGATGCCTGCTAAATTTAGCAGAGCTCCAGGATGGAGTGGAGACGCGTGGACAATTATTGATATCCAATCGCCCCTCCTTCCAGGAATTAGCCAACATGGTAGGATGCTCCAGGGAAACCTTGAGTCGGACCCTTAAGGCTCTTAAAGAAAACGGAAGTCTGAGGGTTACCAGGAACACGATATATATCAATAGATTATGGGAATAA
- a CDS encoding AAA family ATPase: MTFEEILDATMRLLESRKRITYGALKRQFSLDDEFLEDLKAELIKGQRVAVDEGGEVLVWTGGNEATPSPNTGQGNGANTSREDQVTHKVRHSTQAERRQLTVMFCDLVGSTALSERLDPEDLREVIEAYQETCDHVIQRFEGTIMQFQGDGILVYFGHPIAHEDDAQRGILAALGILDELPKLNTRLQRLCDVELNLRVGIHTGLVVVGEMGRSGWLQTVALGETLNVASRIQNLTDSNTIVISEATLNLVKGFFNVHALGEHTMKGISQPIKLWRVLGKSGVQSRLEAAGRRLAPLVGREDEVECLRERWGHVKEGIGQVVMLQGEAGIGKTRLVEEFKEHLKHDNPTIQELRCSPFYQHTALYPVINLLGQWLHLGQEDSADTKLRKLEGLLNALNNYPSKAEAVALLANLLSVSLDESYVPLKLTPETQRQRTLEVLRDLLLETSHGRPVLFIVEDLHWVDPTTLDWLTMVVNQAATTRVLVLLTSRPGFEPPWSEQANVGNISLKRLSGMDIGAVVKGVTGGKTLPQEITELVINRTDGVPLFVEELTKSLLESGLLRQRNNDYELVGSLPLMAIPATLQDSLMARLDRLSTAKPVAQLGATLGREFSYELLHAVSPLEETTLQNALTRLEEAELVYRQGLLTQAKYTFKHALIQEAAYESLLKGTRRKLHLHIAEVLERRFPSTVESEPELIGYHYTQTAHPQRAIPYWQKAGQRALKRSANPEAISHLTKGLTLLKTLPEDPERDQKELAMQVGLSPAYMITKGWGAVEVEQCSKRAQALSQKLGDGQSLYAATWGLCFNYFMRGQLNVSLKTGEEVCQMAYATELPILKVGAHHAIGYSHHYRGEFTESRKHAEMGIALFNIEQERSIIGLFQLSSTVALHEFCGSSKWMLGLPDSGLKHVQEAIDLAEKLEHPPSIAFAYGIGCFAYHPARDFDWVEKASDKVLELAKKEVFQLWDIIALMYHGWAIAMKGRLEEGLNEIERGLEKFRLTGNRIILPDVMTMLGEVLWHVGRIEEALAALDEGICEATHPDRNQHFMEPELYRLKAEIFKQSAEIEENPKNAAKLFKDAEDSFQDALDLTRKQKARMLEIRAAVGLGRLWQKQGKQQKALQILENLYNSFTEGFATEDLRQAYTLIEELRKSP; encoded by the coding sequence ATGACGTTCGAAGAGATCCTGGACGCGACAATGCGATTGCTTGAGAGCCGCAAGCGCATAACCTATGGGGCCCTCAAGAGACAATTCAGTCTCGATGATGAATTTCTCGAGGACCTGAAGGCCGAACTCATCAAAGGTCAACGCGTTGCGGTTGATGAGGGTGGGGAAGTACTGGTGTGGACCGGCGGGAATGAGGCAACGCCTAGCCCAAATACAGGACAGGGAAACGGAGCGAATACTTCACGAGAAGATCAGGTCACCCACAAAGTTCGGCATTCTACTCAGGCTGAACGGCGCCAACTCACCGTAATGTTCTGTGATCTGGTGGGGTCAACGGCTCTGTCTGAACGTCTTGACCCCGAAGACCTGCGCGAAGTCATAGAGGCCTACCAGGAGACCTGTGACCACGTCATCCAGCGCTTCGAAGGCACAATCATGCAATTCCAGGGCGATGGGATTCTAGTCTACTTCGGGCATCCTATCGCTCACGAGGATGATGCCCAACGGGGAATCCTCGCCGCTCTCGGAATTTTGGATGAGCTCCCAAAATTGAATACCCGCTTGCAGCGGCTTTGCGATGTTGAGCTGAACTTGCGGGTTGGGATCCACACCGGTCTGGTCGTGGTGGGAGAGATGGGAAGATCCGGGTGGCTACAAACGGTGGCGCTTGGGGAAACCCTCAACGTGGCTTCCCGCATCCAAAACCTGACTGACTCCAACACGATTGTGATTAGCGAGGCCACGCTTAACCTGGTCAAGGGTTTCTTCAACGTCCACGCCCTTGGTGAACATACCATGAAAGGGATTTCCCAACCCATAAAACTCTGGCGCGTGCTGGGGAAAAGTGGTGTGCAAAGTCGTTTAGAGGCTGCGGGTAGAAGGCTGGCACCTTTGGTAGGACGTGAGGACGAGGTTGAATGTCTTCGCGAAAGGTGGGGGCACGTCAAGGAGGGCATCGGCCAGGTTGTCATGTTGCAGGGAGAGGCCGGAATCGGAAAAACACGATTGGTGGAGGAGTTTAAAGAGCATCTCAAGCACGATAATCCCACCATTCAGGAGTTACGGTGCTCACCCTTCTACCAACACACCGCCCTCTATCCGGTTATCAATCTATTGGGACAGTGGCTCCATCTCGGACAGGAGGATTCAGCCGACACCAAACTCCGCAAACTGGAGGGTCTCCTCAATGCTCTCAACAATTACCCTTCCAAAGCGGAAGCCGTGGCTCTTCTTGCCAATCTACTGTCCGTATCACTGGACGAGAGCTATGTTCCCCTCAAGTTGACCCCGGAAACTCAACGGCAGAGAACTCTCGAGGTTTTGCGGGATTTGTTATTGGAGACGTCACACGGCCGGCCGGTGCTCTTCATCGTCGAAGACCTGCACTGGGTCGACCCCACGACGCTCGATTGGCTGACCATGGTGGTGAACCAAGCCGCCACAACACGCGTTCTGGTCCTGCTCACCTCTCGCCCTGGTTTTGAACCGCCATGGTCAGAACAAGCAAACGTGGGAAATATCTCCTTGAAGCGATTGAGCGGAATGGATATTGGGGCAGTGGTCAAAGGAGTGACAGGCGGCAAAACATTGCCTCAGGAGATTACCGAGCTGGTCATCAACCGGACCGACGGCGTGCCGCTGTTCGTGGAAGAACTCACCAAATCCTTATTGGAGTCAGGGCTGCTCCGCCAGCGGAACAACGACTATGAGCTCGTAGGATCACTGCCTTTAATGGCGATCCCTGCCACCCTTCAAGACTCGTTAATGGCCCGGCTGGACAGACTCTCGACGGCGAAACCGGTCGCACAGTTGGGCGCGACCCTGGGGCGGGAATTCAGCTATGAGCTCCTTCACGCAGTGTCCCCGCTCGAGGAGACCACGTTGCAGAATGCGCTGACACGACTGGAGGAAGCCGAACTCGTGTATCGGCAGGGTCTGCTCACCCAGGCCAAATACACGTTCAAGCACGCATTGATCCAGGAAGCCGCATACGAATCATTATTGAAAGGAACCCGGCGAAAGCTCCATCTTCACATCGCCGAGGTGCTGGAACGTCGGTTTCCATCCACAGTCGAATCCGAACCGGAGCTTATAGGCTATCACTACACCCAAACGGCGCACCCTCAACGGGCTATTCCCTACTGGCAGAAAGCGGGGCAACGGGCGCTCAAACGGTCTGCAAACCCGGAAGCCATTTCGCACTTGACAAAGGGCCTAACACTACTCAAAACATTGCCCGAAGACCCCGAGCGCGACCAGAAGGAGTTAGCGATGCAGGTTGGCCTCAGCCCGGCCTACATGATTACAAAAGGATGGGGCGCGGTGGAAGTCGAACAATGCTCCAAACGTGCGCAAGCGCTAAGCCAAAAATTAGGAGACGGCCAGAGTCTCTATGCCGCGACATGGGGCTTGTGCTTCAACTACTTCATGCGGGGGCAGTTAAATGTTTCCTTAAAAACCGGGGAAGAGGTGTGCCAGATGGCTTATGCAACTGAACTCCCCATCCTGAAAGTAGGGGCGCATCATGCGATCGGATACTCTCACCACTATCGTGGGGAATTTACTGAGTCACGGAAGCATGCGGAGATGGGAATAGCCCTATTTAACATTGAGCAGGAAAGATCGATCATCGGCCTGTTTCAGTTGTCTTCTACAGTGGCCTTGCACGAGTTCTGTGGTAGCAGCAAGTGGATGCTTGGTCTGCCCGATTCAGGGCTGAAGCATGTCCAAGAAGCTATAGATCTCGCAGAGAAACTCGAACATCCACCCAGCATTGCCTTTGCTTACGGTATCGGCTGCTTTGCATACCATCCGGCCCGGGACTTCGATTGGGTAGAGAAAGCTTCAGACAAAGTGCTGGAGCTTGCCAAAAAGGAGGTGTTTCAACTCTGGGATATCATCGCCCTGATGTACCACGGTTGGGCGATAGCCATGAAGGGCCGCCTTGAGGAAGGCCTTAACGAGATCGAAAGAGGGCTTGAAAAATTTCGACTCACCGGCAATCGGATTATCCTGCCTGACGTTATGACGATGCTTGGAGAGGTTCTGTGGCACGTCGGCCGAATCGAAGAGGCGCTCGCGGCGCTGGACGAAGGAATCTGCGAGGCTACCCATCCCGATCGAAATCAACATTTTATGGAACCTGAACTCTATCGTCTCAAGGCAGAGATTTTTAAACAAAGTGCCGAAATTGAGGAGAACCCAAAGAACGCAGCAAAATTGTTTAAAGATGCCGAAGATTCTTTCCAAGATGCATTGGATCTTACACGTAAGCAAAAAGCCCGCATGCTGGAGATCCGAGCGGCAGTTGGTTTAGGCCGACTGTGGCAAAAGCAGGGAAAACAGCAGAAGGCTCTCCAGATTCTCGAGAATCTCTATAACTCTTTTACCGAGGGATTTGCCACGGAGGATCTCCGGCAAGCGTACACATTGATTGAGGAGTTGAGAAAGTCGCCATAA
- a CDS encoding DUF3237 domain-containing protein, translating into MRYNNEGLTLWYGSEDTPAPEGVVESGDNLSVIAAVSPANPSNTVSLLYRVEGGFERTVRATLLRIENGAGQQYFKAVFPRLSPGSKVEYTIIGENSGRRVPNPCAMTVLTRQFEVQSAFASTPTPVEASQPNPAEGHLPFSIEYLSHFTIHLGGGPPEIIGETPEGIKVNWYISSGEFIGPKLNGKINHEGGDWMTIRRDGVGIMDVRATLETSDGALIFIHYPGYFELGEKGYENFLKNKWPPTPPTRTTPWMITSHPNYLWVNRLQCIGIGRVIMKEPIYEYDLYGLF; encoded by the coding sequence ATGCGTTACAACAATGAGGGGCTCACACTGTGGTATGGCTCAGAGGACACGCCGGCGCCCGAAGGAGTGGTGGAATCAGGCGACAACCTCAGTGTCATTGCAGCTGTCTCTCCGGCAAATCCAAGCAATACGGTCAGTCTACTGTATCGTGTCGAGGGAGGATTCGAGCGCACCGTCCGCGCAACCCTGTTGCGAATTGAAAATGGTGCCGGGCAACAGTACTTCAAAGCTGTCTTTCCGAGACTCTCTCCCGGATCGAAGGTCGAGTATACCATTATCGGCGAAAACAGCGGACGGCGGGTTCCGAACCCCTGCGCGATGACGGTTCTGACCCGTCAATTTGAAGTCCAAAGTGCCTTCGCTTCAACCCCTACCCCCGTCGAAGCATCCCAACCAAATCCGGCTGAAGGTCATTTGCCGTTCAGCATCGAATATCTTTCCCATTTTACGATTCATCTTGGCGGTGGCCCTCCTGAGATCATCGGAGAAACTCCGGAAGGAATTAAGGTCAATTGGTACATTAGCAGCGGTGAATTTATCGGACCAAAACTTAATGGAAAGATTAATCACGAGGGCGGTGACTGGATGACCATTCGGCGGGACGGGGTCGGGATCATGGATGTACGTGCCACGCTGGAGACAAGCGATGGAGCGTTGATCTTTATACACTACCCAGGCTACTTCGAATTAGGTGAGAAGGGATACGAAAATTTTTTGAAGAATAAGTGGCCACCCACACCACCCACAAGGACAACCCCTTGGATGATTACCTCGCACCCTAACTACCTATGGGTCAACCGATTACAATGCATCGGAATCGGTCGGGTCATCATGAAAGAACCAATTTATGAATATGACCTGTACGGATTGTTTTAG